From the Argentina anserina chromosome 3, drPotAnse1.1, whole genome shotgun sequence genome, the window tataatttcttATTTATCAAATATTCTATTTTCGTAAACTCTTTAtcgaaataaaaataaaaatactaaAAAGTGAAACTCTCTCTGCTAGGGTTCCTCAGCCGCTTAGGGTATTTTTGGATTTGATCTACGTCGATCACACAGGAGGAGCTCTGTTTCCCTCTCGCACCATGAACGTCCTATGGAATTGTCATGGCATTTGTCACATCCCAGAAAGGATGCAAGCAATATATTTGAATTAAAATAGAGATTAGCAAGTGTAACAAAACAAAGAAGTTTCGTTTTGTACACTCACTAAtgaaaagaacttgtgaacaATTTTTTCAACAAGTCTACAGCTTCTACAAGAGAAACAACAACTTTTAATATTTCCGCAAATTTACAAAATGAAAGGCGGAAGATGGTGAAATGTCACCGGCCCAAGTTTAATAAATAACATCTCAAATGTAGAAAATTGCAAAGTGGTGACAAGTACAATCTCGGAAAATATAGACATGAGACATAAATGCGAGGAAGGCAATAATTGAATATGACTCTATATCGATGCTCTTAGCTCCAGAATATCAATCCTAACCTGCAAGACACTATACAAGGGGTGACCGTCGTCCTTGCTTCCACAGTAGGGGCCAGTCCACCCATGagtttgaaaaccaaaataaGATAAGGATTTAATGTTTTATAAAACGTTTGATTGAGGGTAGTTTGAGCTCAGAGAAAAACATTTCTCAAAAACATGCGAGTTTGCAAATATCATGTTAAAACAGTAGAACCCTTTTTCATATGATTGTAATATATAAAATAGGAATGCATGACCGATCCTAATGATTAAGAGGAGAACAAGTCACCTCGTAAGTCAAAACCAATTGTCCATATTGTTAAAATAACAATAAGAGAGCGAGAGTGTCAATTTCAgacaataccataaaataaaGATATAGTGTGTACAAGGTAGAATGGTAACAGGGCATTGCCCCTCCGGAGGTTTTACGATTTCGACACCAAGGAGTCCTCGACCGGTATCCCAGAATCCCATCACTTTCAGGTCTATCACACTCGTACAATCCTATCTTAAAACGTTGTCTAGTCTCGGATTTTCACAAGCATTTAATACAAcaataataatttaatatatcatTCCTGAGTCATAGATTATGAGTTTCATATTTATGGCTCCAATCTTGCTGCTCTGAGTGTTAAGTAATTCTCGTTCAAGTGATTTCTGAGGCAACGATGCAAAAAGAATTAATCTTCAATGAATGTAGTAAAAAAGTTGACTTTAACTTCTTTCCTAGTTTGACCAAGAAAGTCAAAATTTGACTTTATGTTGACCAAATCTTTATATTTTGACCAAGAGTTGACTATGTTGACCTTGTTTGACCCTTTTATCGACTAATTCTCGAATAACTCGAAAACAATCTAACTTTAGTCATCAAATGATAGTAAGCGTGTTTTAAGGTTATTAAAGACACTAAGAATAATATTGACGATTTATTTAATTACTGACACATTATCTAAAGTTAAAGAGTTCTCAATTTCCAAACCGGACGGAAATTGAAATTATCGTTTAGTTTTTCGTCACTAAGTTAAATTTAGGTTTTACTAACTTACCATGAGGTAGAAGTAAAATTGTTAAAACctttttggtaaaacagttaaaaagataaacagtaaaagataaaacagtaaaaactGTTATTTCTACCAGGGGCGTAAAACTATAAAAGGGGTAAATTTAAATCAGTAAAAACCAGGGAATTTAACCCCTTGTTCATCCGACGGCTTCAATCAAGAATTCTGCAAAATCCTAATTCCAACCAACTTCAATTCAACTTCAAAGAACATACAGTAGCTTTCTATGATTCTATTATCCATGTTGAtccaacaaacaacaaacaacaaaacaacatAGAAGTAAGAAGAGGAGTTTAGCTACCTGAGTGAATCCCAGAAACTGAGAACATTGGCTGCAACATCTCCCATCGTCATTCCCGAGTTCCTGCAGCTGCTCCGGTCTTCTTCCAAAACTCCTAGCGCTACCATGAAGTTCCTAAGTTCACTCCGAGCTCGGCATCATTGAATCATTTCCAGCGGAGAAGAGAAATCATGATGGTGATGCAGTGGAGATATGGCCGAAAATAGAGAATTAGAGTTAGGCTCTAGATTCACAAAATTGAAGGATTGAACATGGAAATACAGAGAATTGATTGGGCTTAACAAAATGTGAATAGACAAGCATCGTTGGACTTCCATTAGGCACCAGAGATGGGAAGAACAAAGATGGTGATGGTGATAGGGTCAATCCCTCCGTAATggaggtgtgaaaactatgtgatgttcacatgagtaaatcaagcacacCTATTGCTTTGGTGACCTATTAATTGGTGGAGTTggttttgttgaaacttggagcaacctttgttgaaggtaagaaacaaatctacaaccttatggtggtaggtggttgatttgtttgacaaagaaagaagaatgcattgatgagcaagccaacattgagcatgaatcaaggaagaagattgactttgcttccatgcatgttacatgcaaatgcatgaattgcacaaagatgtttgcctatataaaggcatgagaagtggtgcaataaacatagaagaacaataagagagagatcatcttgtgtgtgatcaagagtgagagatagagagaaaactccaagtagagagttttgtgtgtgtagcaaaataaagtgtgtgagagtgtatcccttcaagtgtgagtcttgaagtagtgtttctctcggtgtaacctttcttcgtatagtggaggttctttattgttgctacccgtggacgtaggcactttgccgaaccacgttaaatcctggtgttctctttcattttattttcgcttgtggttgtgagttatttcGATTTCCATTCTTCAGTTCATTCTTCCGCATTCCCTAATAGATGGCGGTGGTGTTGAACacagaaaaagaaatttgGATTAGGGCTTAACTgatgaaattgaaaagagaATATGACTGGGTCTTTGAAAGGATGATTCTACTTACCAAAAGAAACTAGAAAAGCTTGTTGTAGCCCTAACATCCGTCAGAAATCTCCAATTTGAACATCACTGCCTCTAATTCGATTCGACAAAAACCAAGGGAGTTTGTATAATCAATGGACATGGTGATGTAGAGCACAAAGAGAGGCATCCGAAGATGCTGTTGCATGGCTGATTTTCGCCGGAACGGCAACGGCGCGAGCTCTGCGGTGAAGGAGTTGGCGGTGCTCTGCGTTGGTGAGAGAACGGAGAGAGAGGTGTCGTGTTGAGCTCGAGAAGAAATGAGGAGGAGGTGGGTCTGATAGACTTTTAAAGAAAGAATTGGGCCAAAGGAGTTGGGCCTTAGTCATGGGTTTTCAAGAAAGAAACAATGGGCTTCTTTAAAACCCAATCCGAATTGATCTAGTTGAAAACAAACAATGAAGATGAGCAAAGAACTCGGCGTTGTAAAATCGACGGTCACGATTAAAAGTTAGTAAAAACGAAttgagtaaaatatttttaaaacaaaagaaaatatttgtaaagttagaaaaataaatttgagcGTCGAGAACGCTCATGGCGACGTGTAGTTTGATATCAATGTATTAAACTACATTTTTCGACAAATAATATGTCAGTTAAACGAGATTAAAAATCTCTGATATTACAACATCATCAACAACAAAACTCACCATGCTTAATTTATGAATGCTGATAAAAAAGCATCATGTCAACATGGTCTTCCTTTCTGAAACGCATTGCAATAGAGACCAACATCTCTCTTTTCCCAAATATGTGGGACTTTCTCATATTGAGTTCTTCGATTGTGTGGGTTTAGCCGGAAGGGTGGCTTTTTTATGGGATGATTATGTCAAATTTTACGTTAGAGATACCCAATCGTCATTCCTCAACGTGGATGTTACCAATCAGCGTCATGCGTCATGGGATATCCTTAGATCCCTTGCACATCAATCCCCGGTCAAGTGGTTAGTGGTGGGCGATTTCAATGAGATTTTAGAATTAGGAGAGAAGAGCGGAGGTCTTCTTCGATCATTTGCTCAAATGGCGGCGTTTCACCAAGCTCTGGCGAATTGCAATGTGAAGGATATGGAAGCAGCTGGGGGCTTGTTTACCTGGAGTGACTCAAAAACAATGGAGAGGTTAGACAAAGGTGTATGCTCTAAGGCTTGGCAAACTAAATAGATCAAATCCTATGGTGTCAACATGAGTGGAAATCTATAAGAAAAATCATTTGATCATCATCCTAATCGGCGCTTCCAATTTAAGGAGATGTGGTGTCAACATGAGGAGTTCACCTTTTTCAATATGGTGTTTAAGAATGCATGGACTAGTAAGATGGTGACCATATGGTGCAAGTTTGCAGAAAGATCTGTGGTACATGCAATTGTCTTATGAACTCGAAATGATCCACCTTTGAGATCAGTCTTGTTAGCTCCTTATACAACTGAGGAAGTGTGTGTTCCCCACTTTCATATGCATCCATCGAAAGCTCCTAGCCCATATCATATGCCGCCTTTTCTTTTATCATAAGTCAATCGGATATCGTTGGGGAAGATGTAAGTCATAttgttatttcttttcttactACAAAATAGATGCCACATGATGTTGCGCCAATTCCCAAAGTTAAGGaggttttgaatttgacacAGCTTCGCTCTATTACTTTGTGTAATGTCATTTACAAGATTGCTTTAAAGTGTTGGCgaataaattgaaattttttctctttgagATAATTTCTCCACAACAAAGTGCTTTTGTGCTAGATTGGTTGATTTTGTATAATACATTGGTAGCCACTGAACTTGCACATTATATGCATCAACACCGCCAGGAAGGTTTTATGGCATTAAAGCTTGATATTAATAAGGCTTATAATCGACTAGATTGAGAtttcttacaaaaaaaatcatgctCTGATTGGGTTTTGATGCCGATTGGGTGAATTTGATCATGCATTGACTAACTACAGTAAAATACTCTTTTTCTGATTAATGATTCACCCCAAGGATTCCTAAGTCCACATTGGAGACTCTAACAAGGTAATCCCATATCGCCTATCTATTTCTATTATGTGCAAAAGGCTTATCCGCTCCGATTACTAAATCTGCTTCTTCACATCAATGGCAAGGTTTGCAGATCTGTCAGGGGGCTTCTTTGATTAgtcctctttttttattgatgACAGTATGTTTAATGCTAGAGCTTCTCCCTTTGATTGTTTCATGATCAAAAATATTTTGCGCATTTACGAAGAGGCCTCAGGACAATAAGTAAGTTTAGAGAAAAGTAATGTTTCTTTTAGTGGCAGTGTTCTCCCTCATGTTAGGCAACTACTAGCAAAGGGATTGGCGGTCGAGATTGTTGATAAATATGGGAAGTACTTGGGTATTCCGACACTGGTAGGACGATCTTGTCATGATTACTTTGCTTATATTAAGGATAGGTTGAGTAAGAAATTGACAAGGTGGAGATAAAAAATTCTCAGTGCAGCATGTCGTGAGATTCTGCTAAAGTGATAGCTCAGGCCATGCCATTGTTACGATGAATCATTATTTGCTTCCTCATAATCTTATTCAGGAGCTTCATCAGTTATGTGCTCAATTTTGGTGGGATGGTACTGATAAAAACATGGCATGCATGGGATGTCTTGTgtaaactaaaaaaagaaGGTGGTATGAGTTTTTTTACCATTTATTTGCTTTTAACCTTGCTATGCTAGATAAGTAGGGTTGGTGTCTCATCCACATGTTGGAGACTTTGTCGAGTGAGCTCCTGAAAGCCATTTACTTTCAAAATTGTAACTTTTGGGAATCTCAATTGGGAAAATCTCCTTCTTATACTTGGAGAATCATTCTTGATGGTCGTGATATTTTACATCATGGGGTTAAATGCCAAATTGGTGGTACACTGACGAGTGTGTGATTTAATCTATGGTTAAATGATGTTGATCTAAGTCTGTTTGCTACCTCTACGGTCAAATGGGTCTTTAACTTGTTTGACCCTTCTAGAGGATGGAATCAACCATTGTTGTACTCTCTCTTTCTCGCCGACATTGTTCAGCGAATTCCAACTTGACCTATTAGGGTCATCAAGATCGTTAGCGGTGgggtaaagaaaagaaaggtcACTTATGAGTTAAATTAGCGTACCATCTTACTCTTAAAAGAGTTTTACAAGAGACGTGTGTTGGTGGGAAGAGTATAAGGCAACCCATAACAGATATGTGAGTCCAAGTTCTATGTCTAGAGGCCATTGGCTCCCTATGGCTTTCTTGAGCTAAACATTGATGTTGTTTTTACTCAATTCACAGGGGCCACATGTGTGGGGGTATTTGATGCTACCGGTGCTTGCTTGGGTTTCTTTATAGAATCTGGTCTGATAACAAGCTCGACCCTTCATGGTGAGATCCTTGCCCTCCAGTTTGGTATACAGTTTATTGCTACCCATAGTTTTCATCCGGTTATTATCGAATCTAACTACAAGGTTATAGTAGAAGCTATTCATAATCATTCACATGATTGGTCTAGCTTGGGCTTTCTCCTTGCTGATGTTCGTGAGAGTTTACTTTCTCTACCTTCTATTAGAGTGAAATTTGTTCATTGAGGAGCCAATAGAGTGGCTCATCAATTAGCACAAGATGTAGTATTAGGTTTTGTACCTCCATCACATGTGATGGAGCTGATAAACCATGATTGTAATGACGTTTTGTCAATGAAGTTATTTATTCTCCCTTTAAAAAAGATTGCTATCATTCAAATATTCACACCCATGAGAATTATGTTACCTATATAGATTTAAGACTGCATTTCAACATCACATTTGAGAACCAACAAGCTCCCTTCCACAAAAAATATGATGGATCCATAATTGGTTAAAATGACCATTTGAATAAAAGTAAAAACGTGCACATTTTAATTCTCCCTCGGGATGGACATGATCTTTGTACGGAAAAAAATCGAATTATGATACATTTCAATGTTTGCAGTAAAAATTACccttactctctctctctctctctctctctctctctctctctctctctctctctctctctctctctctctctctctctctctctcttcaagGTCATTAACTCCCACACATATTCATCCTCTCTAACATCATCTTTTGTGTCCACGCTGGCTATCAGACAAGTAAGGGAAGGGGAAATTGCAATAGTTGGTTAGTTTCGGTTTGTTATCGCCGGATTGTTTAGGGGTGCAAATTGTGGAGTCGTGAATAGTTAGGTGGTGCATAGCTCATGGCAGCGACGCTGGGTCCAATTTGAGGAATCTGATTCGGCTTAACCCTATGAGATCATGGGAAATCTAATCTGATTCTTTTCAGGTTGTCTCTTGGCTTAGGTTTGGATTGGGTTGGAACATCTCCAAGACATGTCAGGTTGGGTAGATTTTCAGCGACGCTTAGGCGAAGGTGGAGGGGTGACATGATTAGATTAGCGGTGGACATGGTGGAAATCAACTAAGCTTGGTCGTTAGtttgtgattttctctcttccaaAATTGAGGCTTGGGCTTGGGCCCTCCTTGGGtttgttttagtttatttatAGGATTTATTtgcttgtgtttttttttgccaCTAAATACCTATCACTCTTTGGTAGGACGATGTGGGCTATGTCCCGATAGGTACACACAATATGTCATGTCTGCTTTAATAAGGCGGCGAATTTCTTACATAATCAAATGGTTGTAATCTCCTAATGACATGATGAAACTTAGTGTCATTAGCAATGTTTTCTAGTGGCAAAATAGTGCGAAAGCTAATAGATATAGCAATTTATGGCTATGCATGGTCGCAGTCTTCTAGTGGTATGATGAAACTTAATGTCACTAGCAATGTCTTATAGTGGCAAAATAGTGCGAAAGTTGATAGATATAGCAATTTATGGTTATGCATGAGCATAGTTTTTCTCATATGTCGCAGATTATGTAAAGCAAATGAAGTTGTTAATGATGCCCTTCTTGTTAAATGGTACTATGTATGATACTATTTCAAGATATTCTTATGAAGTTTATCCTTAATGTCCTCCATGTATTCTAGGATATTGTTAACTTATAGGGTGTCAGGGCGGCTGGTATATtccatttatatataaaaacttGATGTGAATATTTTATAAGGGTTTAGATGACTTTTTACCTCCCAAAATGGATATTTTTTCAACTAAATTGGAAAATACGGTTAAAAATCAATGACCACCAAAATAAGGTATTTTGGTGATATTCTGTTCTCCGGTTCTCCCTCGCAGCTCCCACCTCTGTGTTCCCATCACTTTTCACTTTTTCAGCTTTCCCTCATCGAATCGCTTCTCCGCTACTGGGCTTAGGCCAAATCGAACAACCATGAGCTACGTGTTGACGACACTGACAAAGAAGGCAGAGGTGGACTCGATCATCAGATCCACCATCGACAAGGTCCTCGTCCTCCGCTTCGGCCGCGCTTCCGACTCCACCTCCCTTCTTCTCGACGACGTCCTCGCCAAGTCCTCCCGCGACGTCTCCAAGTTCGCCACCGTCGCTCTCGTCGACGTCGACTCCGACGACATTCAGGTCTACCTCCACTACTTCGACATCACCCTCATTCCCTCCaccgtcttcttcttcaacgCCCACCACATGAAGATGGACTCCGGAACTGCCGATCACACCAAATGGGTCGGCGCGTTTCGGACCAAGCAGGACTTCATTGATGTTGTCGAGGCCATTTTCAGAGGAGCCATGAAGGGCAAGCTCATTGTCAACTGCCCATTGCCGCCGGAGCGGATTCCCAAGTATCAGCTGTACTTTAAGGATGTCTAGAATGTGATCAACTCCTGACAttgtatcatatatatatatatatagtgaaagGTATGTTTTACTCTGTCTGACTGACGCTAAATGTTCTTTATAGTTTCGTATTTTCTATAGAGATGATGTGCATTGCACAATTATCAGGTTTCGAAGCTGATTACGTAGTAGAAGCGAATGTATCACTTGCTTTGATCTACTATGTTGGGAGTTAGGAATATGGGGGTAATTTTGTTGGGAGTTTATCTGTGGCAGGTTTTCTTTAGTTGATTAATAGAATACAAATTACTGCAGACTCTATTACTTAAACTGGTTGTATAAATAATTGAGACTGTAAATCTGTTGATCCCTGGGGAGCTGGAGTTTCCTTATCTCATGGTCTCTCATGTGTCTGTCTATGAGGCTATCGCGttcaatcaattattttcCACACACAAATACGAGTTAACATTGCGTTTTGTTTGACTGACTGAGTTTATACTCACCAATTTCGGGTTGTCACTGCAAAACATTGTCTATATTTTATAAGCGCTCTATCTCTTTGTGAAtcttattatatatgtataacatTAATAAGAAATAGGATGGTGGTAAAGAGAAAAGGAGCATGAATCTTTGAATAAAGAGAATTTTGACGAGGGTCAGTAGCTAGGTTCCCAATTGACTGGGGCTAAATGTTCTCAATAATATCGTATTATCTATACAGAATTACAGATAATGTGTATTGAACAGTTATTAGGTTTTGGAGCTGATTTTATGATTCCGTGGTAGAAGTGAATGAACTACTTGCTTTGATATAGCTAGGTTCCCAATTGACTGAGGCTAAATGTTCTCAATAATATCGTATTATCTATACAGAATTACAGATAATGTGTATTGAACAGTTATTAGGTTTCGGAGCTGATTATATGATTGCGTGGTAGAAGTGAAGGGACTACTTGCTTTGATATACTGGGTTGTGAGTAGGGGATATAGGGTAATTTGTTTGGAGTTTATCTGTGGCAATGTTATGTTAAGTTTCTAATAGAAGACTTTAGAAGACTCGATCACGTAAGTGGTTTGTATGAGTAAATGAGAGTGTGGATCTCTTGATCACTAGGAAGCTGGATCCTCCTTTTCTATCTCATGTGTGCTTATATGAGGATATTGGGTTTAATCCATTCACACCCTCAAACGGGTGGAAGTTAGTGTTTTGTTTCCTTTGACTTCTAGTATAAATATTAGTCTCCAGGAGCATCTGTGGATCCATGTTATAAAAGTACGAACACCAAAATACTAGCTATTTTTTGCAAGGATGCTTAGAAGTTGTAGTGGGCGAAAATTTCATGAATTTGTaagattttattatgtcaatAAGATAGATATATCTGAGACTTCTATGGCCTGACGTCCTTTGGTCCTCTTGGATTTTGGAATTTATACCTGATTATCACCAATTAGGATTCATGTAGTAATATGCTATTTCCCATGAAAAAAGTGGCAGCTGAAGAAGAATGTGTTGATGAGGATGGAATGTCATGAGGAGGAATCTGTCAATACAGAGGTatgctttgttttgttttctcgAAACATGCCAGTTTTGGCTTTATAGTTTTCCCGTTGTTGAATTCATTTATATTGATTGGAGATATGTTCGAAGTCTGTCACTTGATTTGGTACCAGTAGTGGTTAAAATTACTTCCATTGGTTTACAATATGTGATTTAGGGAATCTGGGAAAAGGGGGAATATTTGTGGCAATACATCATTAAATTATCAGGGTTCATTGATTCAGGTTAGGTTTTCtattacaaaaaataaattggtTCGTAATGGAAGAATCAGTAACCTGATTGTGATTTTGTATAAGTGAATGAGAGGAGGAATCTGTTATCCGTTAAGGCCATCCTATTTTCTCTTTCATGTCTGGGCATGATTGTGCGCTTTTATGGGGtatttttcaattaattctAGAAATGCATGGAAACTGTCGTAGAATAAATTGACATGTAAGCATATTGAAGAGCAGACCAGCTATGTTGTTCTGGTCTATCTAATGTAAAAGAATGAGTGCGCATTCTTTAAGTGGAAGTCTTACGCGAGTGTTTTGTGGTGACAAATTACATACGATAATAATATCaatgataataataataatgattattattaaaaaaaatttataacatGCTGAATCTCTTTGTAAATATAttacttaaaaataaataggCTGGTGGTAAAGAGCAAAGGAGCATGAAAATCTTGGCAAAAAGAGAGTTCCAACAAGGGTTGGTACATAGCTAGGTTCCCAATTCTCCCCATCATTGACTGTCCTAAGCTCTTGGGGTCTATCTTTCATGCTTCGCTATCTATGCTATCATTGTGAGTTAGATACTTATGCTTCTAGTACATGGCTGCTTCTTCTTGCTGCTTAGTGTTGGAATACCATGGTGTATACAATACCATTCTCCTAAATGTTGAAGCACTGTTAAA encodes:
- the LOC126787618 gene encoding uncharacterized protein LOC126787618, which translates into the protein MSYVLTTLTKKAEVDSIIRSTIDKVLVLRFGRASDSTSLLLDDVLAKSSRDVSKFATVALVDVDSDDIQVYLHYFDITLIPSTVFFFNAHHMKMDSGTADHTKWVGAFRTKQDFIDVVEAIFRGAMKGKLIVNCPLPPERIPKYQLYFKDV